One genomic region from Candidatus Binatia bacterium encodes:
- a CDS encoding MBL fold metallo-hydrolase gives MALEASRGGVRAAIALALLVLPAAGASAADRTPSVVTRERSVERIAEGVYVIRHQDAPDTNPQGNTTVVIGTEGVLVVDSGYLPSSTREDIAQIRRWTRLPVRYLVNTHWHPDHIRGNAAYVRAFPGVAIVAHEKTPELERGFDEPNLARYRARIETLRRELDRGRDEEGKPLEPKARAEAAADLARRTPVAREFEGYRPVYPSVTFTGAMTLDLGGRSVQLRDLGRGHTVGDVIAWLPEEGIVIAGDLVAHPVPYFFAGWPYDEIGTLERLDAMNARIIVPGHGQVLHDGAYVRETLRLMRDVRDQVVAQVRKRGSLSAKLEDVRKAIDFGTAEKRFAGDDPDNVEFFRESMDGLVKTLFYQIAE, from the coding sequence ATGGCTCTGGAAGCTTCACGCGGCGGCGTGCGCGCCGCGATCGCGCTGGCCCTGCTCGTGCTTCCTGCCGCCGGCGCCTCGGCCGCTGACCGGACCCCCTCCGTCGTGACCCGCGAGCGTTCGGTGGAGCGCATCGCCGAAGGCGTCTACGTGATCCGCCATCAGGACGCCCCCGACACCAACCCGCAGGGAAACACGACGGTGGTGATCGGCACGGAAGGCGTCCTCGTGGTGGACTCGGGCTACCTGCCGTCCAGCACGCGGGAGGATATCGCGCAGATCCGCCGCTGGACCCGGCTGCCGGTGCGCTATCTGGTCAACACGCACTGGCATCCCGACCACATCCGCGGGAACGCCGCGTACGTCCGGGCGTTCCCGGGAGTCGCGATCGTCGCTCACGAGAAGACGCCGGAGCTGGAGCGGGGATTCGACGAGCCGAACCTGGCCCGATACCGCGCGCGAATCGAGACCCTCCGCCGCGAGCTCGACCGGGGGCGCGACGAGGAGGGAAAGCCCCTGGAGCCCAAGGCGCGGGCCGAGGCGGCGGCCGATTTGGCCAGGCGAACCCCGGTGGCCCGGGAATTCGAGGGCTACCGGCCCGTCTACCCCTCGGTCACCTTCACGGGGGCGATGACCCTCGACCTCGGGGGCCGGAGCGTCCAGCTCCGGGACCTCGGCCGCGGGCACACCGTGGGCGACGTGATCGCCTGGCTGCCCGAGGAGGGAATCGTGATCGCGGGCGACCTGGTGGCCCATCCCGTTCCGTACTTCTTTGCGGGCTGGCCCTACGACGAGATCGGGACCCTGGAGCGCCTGGACGCAATGAACGCCCGCATCATCGTCCCCGGCCACGGCCAGGTCCTGCACGACGGCGCCTACGTCCGGGAGACGCTTCGGCTGATGCGGGACGTGCGCGACCAGGTCGTGGCCCAGGTCCGGAAGCGGGGCTCGCTCTCGGCGAAGCTCGAGGACGTTCGCAAGGCGATCGATTTCGGAACGGCGGAGAAGCGCTTCGCCGGCGACGATCCGGACAACGTGGAGTTCT